The Qipengyuania oceanensis genome includes the window GCCGCTCGCCACCGCGACGGTCGATCTTCATGTCGATGCCACTGGTGTAGACGGTGTAGCTGGTCACTTCCGGCCCGCCGAACCACGGATCGTAGAAGCCGTAGCCCCAGCCGCGACCGTAGCCGAGGCGGCTGCGGTAGAACGGGCTGCGATAGCGGCCATAGCCATACCACGGATCGTAGAACGGATCGCGGCCGGTGGTGCGGATGCGCTCGCGGCCATCGTCGATCCCATAGTCGAAGCGGACGAGCAGGCTCGCGTCCTCGGGCGAGGCCTGGGTGTAGCCGAGGCGCGCCATCTGCGCTTCGACGAAATCGGCGTATTGCGCGAATTCGAGGCCACCGGCGAGGGCCGGATCGTCGGCTACGACGGCAAAGGTTTCGCCCTGCGGTGCGGGAAGCTGCGTCTGGTAGCGCGAGACGTCGGCCTTGAACGGCGTCGCGCAAGCCGCGAGACCGGCCAGGATCAGCGGCACGGAAGCCAGCTTCATGCTACGGGGCAGCGAGGTTTTCTTGGTCATCTTGATGTCCCTTGCGAAATAGGTCGTGCAGCCCGGCCCCCTCATTTCGGCTCGCAAGCTGTCATTGATGGGACGGGTTGTAAAGAAATCGCGGTGAACCGAGTTTGAACACCGGAGTTAGCAAAAGTTATGCCAATTCCGGCCGTTATCGGCGAGTTATCCTCTTACCAGGCCGAGAGCAGCATAGGTCGCATCGAGAGTCGGTCCGGCAATCTCGCGGGCCTTTGCCGCGCCGCGTGCAAGGATCGCGTCGAGCGATTCGCGGTCGGCCAGCAATTCGTTGAACCGTTCCGAGATTGGCCGCAGCGTCTCGACCAGCACCTCGCCGAGCGCCGGCTTGAATGTACCGAAGCCCTGGCCGCCAAAATCCGCGAGCACGCTTTCGACGCTGCCATCGGTCATCGCGGCGTAGATCGTCACCAGGTTGAGCGCTTCGGGCCGTGTCGCAAGGCCGCCTTCGTCGCCGGGCAGCGGTTCCGGGTCGGTCTTGGCCTTCTTGATCTTCTTCATGATCGTGTCGGGATCGTCGACGAGCTCGATCCGGCTCATGTCCGACGGATCGGACTTGCTCATCTTCTTCGATCCGTCGCGCAGGCTCATGATCCGCGCCGCAGCGGGCGGAATATACGGCTCGGGCAGGGTGAAGACCGGGCGATCGGAACCGTCCTCGTTCTTCGGGGCGAAGTCGTTGTTGAACTTCTGCGCGATGTCGCGCGCCAGTTCCAGATGCTGCTTCTGGTCTTCGCCGACAGGCACATGCGTCGCCTGGTAGAGCAATACGTCGGCCGCCTGCAGCACAGGATAGGTGAACAGCGCGACGCTCGCGCCTTCGCGGTTCTTGCCGGACTTGTCTTTGAACTGCGTCATCCGATTCAGCCAGCCCATCCGAGCCGTGCCGTTGAGCAGCCACTGCATCTCGGGATGGGCAGGAACCTGGGCCTGGTTGAACAATACCGAGCGCGAGGCATCGATTCCGCAGGCTACCAGGGCTGCCGCCATTTCCAGCGTCGCGCGCGACAGCTCGGCCGGATCGTGCGGCATGGAAATCGCGTGCAGGTCGGCAAGGAAGAACAGGCACTCGGATTCCTCGTCCATCTCGTCCTGCATCCGCACCCAGTTGCGGATCGCGCCCAGGTAGTTGCCGAGGTGGAGGTTGCCGGTTGGCTGGATGCCGGAGACGACGCGCATAGGAATCCTGACTGCTGCTGGCCTATTCGGAAAGGTTGGGCGGTCCCTCGGCCTTGGGGATAGCACGCTTGCGCGTCAACTGGGCGATCAGGTCCTTGTCGAGCGCTCCGATGAGAAACGCGGTGGCGAAGAAGACCGTGGCCCCAGCCACGATCAGCGCGGCAAGCGACCAGATCCGCGACAGCGCATCC containing:
- a CDS encoding DUF4136 domain-containing protein translates to MTKKTSLPRSMKLASVPLILAGLAACATPFKADVSRYQTQLPAPQGETFAVVADDPALAGGLEFAQYADFVEAQMARLGYTQASPEDASLLVRFDYGIDDGRERIRTTGRDPFYDPWYGYGRYRSPFYRSRLGYGRGWGYGFYDPWFGGPEVTSYTVYTSGIDMKIDRRGGERLFEGKAQAVSTSNRLQYLVPNLVDAMFTDFPGNSGETVRITVKPEEANKVRRLD
- the trpS gene encoding tryptophan--tRNA ligase, with protein sequence MRVVSGIQPTGNLHLGNYLGAIRNWVRMQDEMDEESECLFFLADLHAISMPHDPAELSRATLEMAAALVACGIDASRSVLFNQAQVPAHPEMQWLLNGTARMGWLNRMTQFKDKSGKNREGASVALFTYPVLQAADVLLYQATHVPVGEDQKQHLELARDIAQKFNNDFAPKNEDGSDRPVFTLPEPYIPPAAARIMSLRDGSKKMSKSDPSDMSRIELVDDPDTIMKKIKKAKTDPEPLPGDEGGLATRPEALNLVTIYAAMTDGSVESVLADFGGQGFGTFKPALGEVLVETLRPISERFNELLADRESLDAILARGAAKAREIAGPTLDATYAALGLVRG